The Paenibacillus sp. G2S3 region CGGTTTTGCGATTCTATACCCGTCTGTGTATGTGAAATATGTACATCAACAATTTTTGCAGGTTGCATTGGATGCTGGAGTGTTCGGGGTATTGGTGTTCTTCGCTATGATTGGTTCTGCGTTAAATGCGGCAAGGCGTCAAGGACGAAAAGGTATTGTGGTAATCCTAGCATTGTTACTATTCTGTGCCCATCTGGCATTCGATATTGATCTGGCATATCCTCTCGTATTCGGGTTGTTTATTATGCTGCTGACCAGTATGGAGATGGAGGGATATTCAAGCTGCGATAGGACTATTAATAAGCCAGTTCGAGTTGTAATGTTATCTCTGGGGATGATTATTGTAGTTATTTGTAGCTGGTTTACAGCAGGATATATCTTTAAGGGGCTTGGAGAACATGCAACGGCTCAGCAGGATTGGGAAGTAGGTAAACGTTGGTTGAAAAAAGCACAGGTATCTATTCCGTGGTCGAGTGAAGTTCACTACAAACAGGCTTTTCTCTACTCTTCCTGGGCACAAGCAGAACAGAATCAGTATTTTATGGACAAAGCAATTGAAGAAATGAGAATGGCAGCCGAAATGGTACCGTTAAGTAGAGAATACTCAAGGATGTTGAAGAAAGTCGGAGAATAAGTAGAATAGGGCTATTTTCATAGAAAAATCATTGTTATTTTATTCATCCCCAACTATTATAGAGGAGGTAATTTGTAAAAAAATTCTAATATAGGGGGGATAGTTCTGAAAACATTAATGCGTAAGATTAGTGCATCTGTGGCTCTAGTGATGTTATTGATATTAACTGCTCCGGTATTAACTTATGCGGCAAGTATACTAGATGTTTACTATGACGCTGCTACCGGACGGATCTCAGGAGTGATTTACTCCGACAAAAGAGATATTTCATTAAGTTTGGACAATGGGAGAGAAGAGTACCCAGTTTCACCAGAAGTGTTGGGAGAAGTGCAATATTCCGATACTGCCCACGTTTTTTGGGCTGAGGTTAACGGTCAGCTGGCTGCTGGACTTAATCCTGGAATTCTTAAGATAAGAGCAGGGGATGAGAAACAAGTTCCAGTAAGGGTGACGGATACTGTATATAGTTTCAATACTCCATTCTCATTACGTGCTCCCGTTTTTTATAATGATTTATTAGCCTATAATATTGTAAAGGACAAACATAAAAGTGATATCGATGTTGATTGGTATTCAATGGATGACTATGAAATGGTATTTGGTCGTTCTCACTACAACGTATACATAGATGGTGTTTTTTACAAATCTACAATGAAGCGTTATATACAGTTAACTGATTTACCGTATCATTCTCAGCACAATGTACAAGTAACTGCGGTGGATTGGTTTGGCAACGAGTCGGAGAAATCCTCGCTGTTCTTGCCACATGCTCCAGGATATATGGATGATGTGAAAGTGCTGTTTAGTGGTAGGAAGGGCGGAACTGCGCTTCAACCATTAGACGGACTTGTATCCTTTAGACCTTATTCCGAATCGTTATCTATTAACAATCAGGGATATCGTCTACAGCTATATTTAACGGATGCTTTCACCTATGACTATGTACGCGCTCCATATACAATTAATGAATCACAGTTATCCGCAAGCGATTTCGAGCTTGTAAAGGACGACGGAACAGTCATCCCAGTACAATCTTTTAGGGCTTGGAAAGGTACCACAATAACTTTTGAATTTTCTGATGTTTTGGACAGCGATGCATACTACACGTTGAGACTTTCAGCCACAGCCACTGGGGATGAGATTGCCCTCCCATTGGTAAATACGAGACAAGTAAATGTTTCTCTGTTTCTGACAACCAATGATGGCGATGAAGGACGCTACTTTTTTCATTTTAATGATGATATTAGCATCGGAACCTTCCCGAACACACCTACTAATCTAGCAGCATCAGGTGATGGCAAATTTAATGTCACCTGGGATAGCAACAAGGAAGTAGATCTGGTTGGATACTTGGTTTGGCTTGATGGTAAATTATTGACCGAATCGCCTATTCAGAAGACTAATTACTCCATAGAAGGGTTAACCAATGGGAAGAAATATCATGTTAATGTAGCCGCTGTTAATAAAGATGGTGGCCGCTCTTTACAAGCCTACATCTTCCCAGTTCCGTTGGCTTCCACGGGAACTAGTAATCCTGGCCCTGGCGGAGGTGGCGGTGGAGCTCCAGCAGTAACCGATACCACCACTACAGCTCCTGTCCTAAGTGTGGTCGACAAAGCTGGAGTCACAAAGTCTCTCAACACTGTATTAAAGAGTGAGAACAACATGGTGACAGTTTCCGTTGCAACTGACGTTAAGCAATTACTGCTACCTGTTGCAACAGATGTAATTAATAAAGACAATGCTTTAATCGTAACAAAAGATGATGTATCACTCCAAATTCCGGGTTCGGTTTTGGAACAGCTGAAGGGTTCCATTTCAGCAGACCAATTGAAGAATGCGAGAATCTCAGTAGGATTCACTCCGATAAGTACTGAAGATATCGCCAAGATTACAGGGAAATCAGCGAATACTATAATTACAGTAGCTGGTGTAGCCTATGACTTTACGTTGTCACTCCTTACGGCAGACGGTAAAGAGACAAAGCTTACTCAGTTTAATGCTCCAATTACCCTGAAGTTGAAAGTGAACGAAGGTAGTAACTCGAAATTGACGGGTGTCTATTACTTGAGTGAAAAAGGGGAACTACAATATATTGGTGGTCAGCTGGATAATGGCTATTTAACAGTAGTTATTAGTCACTTCAGCAAATATGCCGTACTGCAATATGATAAATCGTTTAGTGATGTTCCTTCTACACATTGGGCATCTCAAGCGATCAAATCTATGGTAGCACAGCAGGTGGTAACTGGAACAAGCGATACTACCTTCTCACCGAATCAGCAGGTTACACGCGCTGAATTTGCAGCTTTTATTGCTCGTAAATTGAACTTGAAAGCCACTGGAGCAAGTCGGTTTGCTGATGTAGCTTCTTCCAAGTGGTATGCGGATGAAGTAGCAGCAGTAACTGAAGCGGGAATTGTTAGCGGCCAGTCAGAGGCGAAGTTTGCGCCTGAGCGTACGATTTCCCGTCAGGAAATGGTTGTGATGTTGATGAAGGCTTATGTCTACAAGAACAACACGACTTTGAATGCAGGAGAGTCTGATCGTCCGTTTGCTGATGGTTCGGATATCGCAGGGTGGGCTAAGCCTTATGCTACTGCCGCACAGAAGCTTGGTTTCTTGCAAGGAAGCAGCGGTAATAAGCTCGAGCCTCATAAGAATGCTACCCGTGCTGAAGCGGTACAATTGATTTCTAAACTCTAATCTAAAAGGTTTTAAAAAAACGGCCAATGAAGTGCCAGAGCAGCTTAAGCTGCCTGACCTCATTGGCCTTCTTTATGGTTTAATCTATAATTATCCTCGCAAAATCGTCTCAATTTGTTCCAGCTCTTCTGCGCTTAGCTCCGGTGCATTCAAGGAAGCGACTGCATCTTCAATCTGGCTCACCTTACTTGCGCCGATCAAAGCTGAAGTGACTTTACCTCCGCGGAGTACCCAAGATAACGCTAGCTGAGACATTTTTTGACCACGTGCTGCAGCAATCTCGTTCAGTTTACGAACTTTTCCGATTGCCTCTTCAGTAATGGCATTCTCAGACAGGAATACACTTGGTCCAGCAGCACGGGAATCAGGAGCGATTCCATTCAGATAACGGTCGGTCAGAATGCCTCCTTGTAGTGGGGAGAACACAATCGAACCGATGCCTTCCTCAGCCAATACATCCTGCAAGCCATCTTCAATCCAGCGGGACATCATGGAGTAGTTAGGTTGATGAATCAGGCATGGCGTTCCAAGTCGGCGCAAAATCTGTGCCGCTTCACGTGTCTGTTCAGGGTTGTAATTCGAAATCCCAACATACAGCGCTTTACCTTGACGTACAATAAGATCCAGCGCAGCCATAGTTTCTTCCAGTGGTGTATTCGGATCTGGACGGTGATGGTAGAAAATATCTACATAATCAAGGCCCATACGTTTCAAGCTTTGGTCTAGACTGGAGACGAGATATTTCTTGGAGCCCCATTCGCCATAAGGACCGGCCCACATATAATATCCGGCTTTAGTCGAGATGACCATTTCATCACGATAAGGAGCAAGATCCTTCTTAAGGATTTGACCAAAGCTTTCTTCTGCGGAGCCAGCTGGAGGACCATAGTTATTAGCGAGATCAAAATGAGTGATTCCAAGATCGAAAGCTCTTCTTGCCATAGCGCGACCATTCTCGAATAAGTCGTTGCCGCCAAAATTATGCCATAATCCTAGCGAGATCGCCGGAAGGAGTAGACCGCTTTTACCAGTACGGTTATATTTCATATTGTCATATCTGGTAGCGCTTGCGTTATACATCATTATTTCCTCCTAAAAAGACTTTTTTCTGATTACATTACGTCCTTATTGTAGCGAAAGATCCCGGACAAACGTATGTCAGCAAGGAAGAAGTTTATAGCACAATGTCATTTTCGAGATGACGGACACGGTATTCTTTTGGAGAACAGCCTTTCACCTTCTTGAACATCCGCGAAAAGAGTAAGGGGTCCTGATAGCCGACAGAACGCGAAATCTCACCGATAGTACAAAGGGTCTCTGTCAGAAGCTCGCATGCTTTGGCGACTCGGTAATTCAATAAATACTGCTGCGGTGGCATGCCAATGGTTCGTTTGAACAAGGAAGATAAATATTTGCGATCCAGCTTGAGAGAAGAAGACAGCATTTCCACCGAAATGTTCTCGCAATAATGTGTATGCAAAAAGTGCAGACTTTGCTCGACGTAAATACTCTTTTGACGCGGTAAAGGAAGTACATCCGGAACAGCTGGCACTGCTTGAAGCAAGAGGGAGAAAAAATCATACATAATCGCTTTTAGCGGCAGGTCCAGACAATCCGAAGTGTCGGCTGCTTCTGTCAGGCGTTCGTAGAGATTAGGCATAAGCTGTTCATCCATCGGGAAGATTGGCTGCTCAGGTGACAAGGATGTTTTGGATAAAATATATGATACCTGTTCTCCGGTAAAGGCTACCCAGGAATAGATCCAGGGATTGTTCGGGTCCGCTGCATAAGAAGTAACGATATGAGGGTAGGTAAGAAAAGCTTGTCCCGCTTGCAGGATATGGGTCTGTTCACCCACAGATACCTTTCCTGTTCCCTCATGAATGAAATGTATTTTGTAAACATCACGAACCCCGGGTCCGAAAAAATGTCCGGGAAGACACTGTTCCTGCCCCCAGTAATGGAGATGAAGATCGGGATTGCTCCTATGGGGACGCTCAGAATTGTAATTGAAAATCGCCATGAATGCTTCAGTCACTTTCTTTTATAGAGTTAACCAAGGGTAATTTTGCCGCTTTCTTTTATTATACAGCATATTTAACAAGGAACATTAACTCTGAATGGTCAGCGAATTCAAAGATCGTAGTTTATCCCTGTCCAGTTTGGTTAAGTAAGCTATGAAGCTAAACGTATGAGCTAACTACAAAAATAGGAGGTTATGGAGATGAATAAGAGAATAGTGGGTGTCTTTGCCGCTGAACATGAGGCTTCGAGAGCTATAGAAGAATTGAAACGTCAAGGCTGCAGGACAGAGGACATATCGATTATCGCGAGAAATGCAGAGAGTGAGAATACGCTTAGAGATGAATCAGGTACCCAAGCACCGGAAGGTATGGCTACTGGTGCGGCTACTGGTGGTCTGCTAGGCGGATTGACAGGGCTTTTGATGGGGATAGGCGCTTTGGCTATTCCAGGCATCGGGCCGATTATTGCAGCCGGACCGCTTGCGGCAACACTTGCTGGAGCGGCAATAGGAGCAGGTAGCGGTGGGTTAGTCGGCGGTCTTATTGGACTCGGCATTCCTGAAGAAGAAGCCAAGCGTTACGATAACTACGTAGGTGAAGGCCATATTCTTGTAATGGTGGATGTGGAGGGCGAGCAGAGGGAGGAAGAAGTGAAGCGGATCTTCGTACAGCACAATAGTCTGAACGCGGACCGTATTGAAGATATTGCAAATATAAATACAGCTGAGAATCGAAATTATGATGGCAGTGTAAAGGAGAGCGATGCGCTCCGGGCAGCTGATCAACAAGAGGCGAGAAATTTAGCTCAAGCTACCGGAACCATGGATGCTATGGATACCTTAGCGAGTGAGCGCATTAGAAATAAATAATTAAAGAGTAGCCATATCGTAAAAGAACAGGCTATCTCACTAGCCAAGGGTGAGCTGGTGAGATAGCCTGTTCTTTGTGATTTTATAAAGAGGCAACATTCTGTCTAACGGTTAGTCCATCCGGTATTTCTTTGCCAGGCAGGAAATGAATGCTACGGATGTAGCGGATCGTTCGACTCTGTGCCCGCATGATGACTGAATGCGTCTCGGCGCGCTCTTTGCCGATAAAACGGACACCATTTAGGAACTCACCTGAGGTTACACCAGTGGCGGCAAAGAGTACGTCGCCCGTGCCAACCATGTCCTCCATGTATAACACTCGCGTAGGATTGGAAATCCCCATACGCACACAGCGCTGCTGCTCCAGAGGTCCATCGGGAAGCAATCGGCCCTGCATTTCCCCGCCAAGACATTTCAGCGCTGCTGCGGCAAGGACTCCTTCAGGTGCTCCGCCCGAGCCCATGTACAAATCGACATCGCTATCTGGTAGAGCTGCCGCAATAGCGCCAGCTACATCTCCGTGTCCTAGTAGTTTAATCCGTACACCGGCTTCACGAAGGCTATGAATAAGCTGCTCATGCCGTTTGCGGTCAAGTACCATGACGGTTAGCTCGGAGAGGGACTTGCCGCTGAAGTGGCATGCTTTCTGGAGAGTGACCTCTACAGGGTCTTCCAGACTAAGCTTTCCAGCAAGTTCAGGTCCGCAAGCGAGTTTCTCCATATAAATGTCTGGAGCATGCAGAAGACTGCCTTTATCTGCTATCGCAATTACAGATTGAGCATTGTGTAGACCACAGGCTACCACCTCAGTGCCTTCCAGAGGATCGACGGCTACATCGACAGAAGGACCCTTTTGATTCCCGACTTTCTCGCCAATATAGAGCATTGGAGCATCATCCATCTCTCCTTCACCAATGACGACCGTTCCGTCGATGGAGACCGAATCAAACATGGAGCGGATGGCAGTCGTAGCTGCATCATCGGCCGCATTTTTATCTCCTCGCCCGATCCAGCGGGCCGAGGATAATGCACCTAGTTCAGTTACCCGTACAATCTCAAGAGCCAGTTCGCGATCCATTCTAATTCCCTCCAGTGCATCCCATAAATTTTAATCTGAATGTTAGATATAACCCATAATAATGCCAGCGGTTTCTTCAATAGCTTTGTCGGAAATATCAATTACAGGACAGCCTAACTTATTGAACAGAGAAGAGGCATATTCCATTTCCTCTGTGATCCGTTCCAGACTTGCATATTGGGAGCCAGTCGGTAACCCCAGCACCTTCAGTCGTTCGGAGCGAATCTTCAGCATATACTCCGGCTTCATAGTTAGTCCGATCAGTCGGTTCGGCGGCAAGCTTAACAGCTCTTGCGGAGGAGCGATTTCCGGAATAATCGGATAGTTAACGACCTTCTTCCCCCTATGAGCCAAAAAGATACTTAGCGGTGTCTTCGAGGTACGGGACATTCCTAACAGAACGATATCGGCTTTCAGCATAGCCCCGAGATCGCGGCCATCATCACAGGCAACTGTGAATTCGATAGCCTCCATACGGCGGAAGTAGTTCTCATCAAGCTGGTGCAACAGCCCCGGTCGCTGCTGAGGAGCGTCGTCAAACGTATCAATGAAAGCTTGCATCATTGGGCCCATGATATCGACGATCCGAAGGTCAAGCCGTACAGCCTCTTCTTTAATCATTTCTCTTAGCTCCGGCTGGACTAGCGTATAGACGACAAAACCTTGATGCTGCGCGGCTTCTTCCATAAGCTTCCGGAGCTCATCTTCATGTCTAATGTTCCCGTATCTTTTGATGGTGATCTGCTGATTCTGGAATTGATGAATGACGGCCTGCACGACAGCTTCCGCCGTATCTCCTATAGAATCTGAGCAGATCGTTATTAGGTTGGAAGATTGCTCGATGCTCATGAATTCCTCCTGTTATCCTTTGGCTTCAAGTTCGAGGAGAAGTTTTACGATAGCAGTTTTCGTCAAACGTCCTACGACATCCAGTTTCGTACCACTGTCTTCAGTGGCGCTGGGTACAACTACCGGTAAACTATCTACCTCGTGGAAAATCATTTTATGTGCGGCATCAAGCACCGTCTCATCTGGTGAAGTTGTGACTACTTTGGGCTGTCGTGTCATGACCATGCTTACGGGCATGGAGACAGCACCCGGATTGCCAAGGGTTACCTTTAGAAAATCTTTGCGTGACGCAACACCGGTGAGCTTGCCCTCTTCGTCACAAATAATAAGGGTGCCAACATCCTGTAGAAATAGCGTAACTACAGCATCTTGAACCGTAGTAGTCTCACGGATAATAATAGGCACACTTTGAATCTCTTTTACCTTTGTCTCTTGCAATAAATAATTGCTTCCCAGACGATTGGATGATTTGAGTCCCGGGAAGTAACCGACTTTAGGTTTAGCATCGATATATTTGAGCATAACCAGAACAGAGAGATCGGAGCGAATCGTTGGCCGTGTTAAATTCAGACATTCGGCAATCTGTTCGCCGGTAATCGGAGCTCTTTTGTTCACAATATCAATGATTTCTAGTTGACGTGATGTCAGTTCGATCGCAATTCCCTCCACTTCACATAAAAAGGCATTCCTCTTTAGAAAAGAAGCGCCGTTAAGCGAATCCTCCTTTCATATATGAGTCATATATAGATGTATTTAATTTAACTTGGTTATATAATACGCAATAGTGGTCATAAATGCAATATATAGTACGTCATATATTCATTTTTTTTGACGCAGATGTACGGACCCTACGCTTTAGCATTAATTGCTTTAAGGCATCAGCGTTCACCAGGATGGTCCCAGCAATGATGGTGAATACACCGAGGATCGTAACCCAATTCACGGACTCATTGTAAAAGAAAAAGCCAACCCCTACCGCAATCGGCGGAGAGATATAGAGCCAGGTAGAAGGAAACACAGGATTTGTCTTAGCGACGAGCCAGTAGAACAACGAATGACCGACCATCGAGCCGATTACGATCAGATAGAGCAGTGAACCTGCGGTATCGTAAGAAAGAAGAAACTCAGGATGTACATTTTCGGTGGCAAAGGAAAGAAGGAATAACAACACGCCGCCATACATCATTTGGGCTGCATTTAGAGCGATCGGAGAGACCTCGGGCATGCTATTGATTACTTTTTTAGAATAAATCGCACCTACCGCGTAACAGCATTCCCCAATGAGGACGGCTGCGCAGCCGATGAGCCATAGCGGTGAAATATCAACGACAAGATTTGGAAGAACGAGCAGCAGTACGCCAGTCAATCCGATGATACAACCATATAGGGAGATGGCAGGTGCTTTTTGACGAAGAATTGAGGTTTGGAGCAACAGAATCATAATTGGACCCGTGGCAGAGAGTACAGCTGCAAGCCCAGAAGATACATATTGTTCAGCCCAGTAGAGACCTGCAAAGGTACCAAAGGTTAACGCAGATCCGGTGATGAGCATTTCTTTACGTAGGAGTAGAGAGAAGCTTGCCTTTCGTTTCCAGACCATCCATAAAAATAGAACAGCGCCCGCAACAAAAAATCGCAAGCCTGCTGAAAAGAAGGGTGGCGCACCGGCATCCACACCGATTTTGATAGCTAGAAAGGTCGTGCCGAAGATCAGACATACAAGTGCATAAGCGAATAAGATCATTTTGAAAGTCCCCTTTAGTGTGTTTATATAGCGATCCTTGAACTAGTCCGTTAATCATATAGGGGAGAACACAGAACAGTTTATGAAGAGTAGAACAGATGACTTCGAAAATCGTGTACAATACTTTAAATAGAAGTTGTTCGGAGAGGAGTTGATGTGAGGTGAAAAAGTCAGCGATCGTGGAGCATAATCATCCCTTGTTTCGGCAGGTATATGAATTTCTAGTGAATCGCATGGAGCGAGGGGAGTGGGGTGCACATGATAAGCTTCCTTCTATACGGCTGCTGGCGGAGGAATTAAAGGTACATCGACTGACGGTATTCAAAGCGTATAGACGGCTGACGGAGGATGGAAAGGTTTATGTAAAAGATAAATCAGGTTATTATGTATCACCAGAAAGCTTGCTTCCTATTGTAGAAGAAGGCGCAGCTGTGTCTGCCTATGCACTCACTAATCCTCTTTCGGATATACAGAGAATGCCAGCTAAGTATCAGTTCTCGCAGGCGCTGATTGATCCGGGGCTTTTGCCAAACCTTTTTCTATCGGACTATGTTAAAAAAGTGTTCGATTTATATCCCAAGGTGATGGGGACATACTCTTCGGTTCAGGGGGATGAAGAGCTACGGGAGACGCTAAGTCGTCATTTTCGGAAGAAGCATCGGCTACAGTTATCCTCGGAAGAGCTGCTTATTACTTCAGGTGCGCAGCAGGCGATCAATCTGATTGCACGAATTGTGCTCGGACCTATGGACACGGTGCTTGTGG contains the following coding sequences:
- the glpX gene encoding class II fructose-bisphosphatase, which produces MDRELALEIVRVTELGALSSARWIGRGDKNAADDAATTAIRSMFDSVSIDGTVVIGEGEMDDAPMLYIGEKVGNQKGPSVDVAVDPLEGTEVVACGLHNAQSVIAIADKGSLLHAPDIYMEKLACGPELAGKLSLEDPVEVTLQKACHFSGKSLSELTVMVLDRKRHEQLIHSLREAGVRIKLLGHGDVAGAIAAALPDSDVDLYMGSGGAPEGVLAAAALKCLGGEMQGRLLPDGPLEQQRCVRMGISNPTRVLYMEDMVGTGDVLFAATGVTSGEFLNGVRFIGKERAETHSVIMRAQSRTIRYIRSIHFLPGKEIPDGLTVRQNVASL
- a CDS encoding AraC family ligand binding domain-containing protein, which translates into the protein MTEAFMAIFNYNSERPHRSNPDLHLHYWGQEQCLPGHFFGPGVRDVYKIHFIHEGTGKVSVGEQTHILQAGQAFLTYPHIVTSYAADPNNPWIYSWVAFTGEQVSYILSKTSLSPEQPIFPMDEQLMPNLYERLTEAADTSDCLDLPLKAIMYDFFSLLLQAVPAVPDVLPLPRQKSIYVEQSLHFLHTHYCENISVEMLSSSLKLDRKYLSSLFKRTIGMPPQQYLLNYRVAKACELLTETLCTIGEISRSVGYQDPLLFSRMFKKVKGCSPKEYRVRHLENDIVL
- a CDS encoding S-layer homology domain-containing protein, producing MRKISASVALVMLLILTAPVLTYAASILDVYYDAATGRISGVIYSDKRDISLSLDNGREEYPVSPEVLGEVQYSDTAHVFWAEVNGQLAAGLNPGILKIRAGDEKQVPVRVTDTVYSFNTPFSLRAPVFYNDLLAYNIVKDKHKSDIDVDWYSMDDYEMVFGRSHYNVYIDGVFYKSTMKRYIQLTDLPYHSQHNVQVTAVDWFGNESEKSSLFLPHAPGYMDDVKVLFSGRKGGTALQPLDGLVSFRPYSESLSINNQGYRLQLYLTDAFTYDYVRAPYTINESQLSASDFELVKDDGTVIPVQSFRAWKGTTITFEFSDVLDSDAYYTLRLSATATGDEIALPLVNTRQVNVSLFLTTNDGDEGRYFFHFNDDISIGTFPNTPTNLAASGDGKFNVTWDSNKEVDLVGYLVWLDGKLLTESPIQKTNYSIEGLTNGKKYHVNVAAVNKDGGRSLQAYIFPVPLASTGTSNPGPGGGGGGAPAVTDTTTTAPVLSVVDKAGVTKSLNTVLKSENNMVTVSVATDVKQLLLPVATDVINKDNALIVTKDDVSLQIPGSVLEQLKGSISADQLKNARISVGFTPISTEDIAKITGKSANTIITVAGVAYDFTLSLLTADGKETKLTQFNAPITLKLKVNEGSNSKLTGVYYLSEKGELQYIGGQLDNGYLTVVISHFSKYAVLQYDKSFSDVPSTHWASQAIKSMVAQQVVTGTSDTTFSPNQQVTRAEFAAFIARKLNLKATGASRFADVASSKWYADEVAAVTEAGIVSGQSEAKFAPERTISRQEMVVMLMKAYVYKNNTTLNAGESDRPFADGSDIAGWAKPYATAAQKLGFLQGSSGNKLEPHKNATRAEAVQLISKL
- a CDS encoding aldo/keto reductase yields the protein MMYNASATRYDNMKYNRTGKSGLLLPAISLGLWHNFGGNDLFENGRAMARRAFDLGITHFDLANNYGPPAGSAEESFGQILKKDLAPYRDEMVISTKAGYYMWAGPYGEWGSKKYLVSSLDQSLKRMGLDYVDIFYHHRPDPNTPLEETMAALDLIVRQGKALYVGISNYNPEQTREAAQILRRLGTPCLIHQPNYSMMSRWIEDGLQDVLAEEGIGSIVFSPLQGGILTDRYLNGIAPDSRAAGPSVFLSENAITEEAIGKVRKLNEIAAARGQKMSQLALSWVLRGGKVTSALIGASKVSQIEDAVASLNAPELSAEELEQIETILRG
- a CDS encoding EamA family transporter, with translation MILFAYALVCLIFGTTFLAIKIGVDAGAPPFFSAGLRFFVAGAVLFLWMVWKRKASFSLLLRKEMLITGSALTFGTFAGLYWAEQYVSSGLAAVLSATGPIMILLLQTSILRQKAPAISLYGCIIGLTGVLLLVLPNLVVDISPLWLIGCAAVLIGECCYAVGAIYSKKVINSMPEVSPIALNAAQMMYGGVLLFLLSFATENVHPEFLLSYDTAGSLLYLIVIGSMVGHSLFYWLVAKTNPVFPSTWLYISPPIAVGVGFFFYNESVNWVTILGVFTIIAGTILVNADALKQLMLKRRVRTSASKKMNI
- a CDS encoding general stress protein yields the protein MNKRIVGVFAAEHEASRAIEELKRQGCRTEDISIIARNAESENTLRDESGTQAPEGMATGAATGGLLGGLTGLLMGIGALAIPGIGPIIAAGPLAATLAGAAIGAGSGGLVGGLIGLGIPEEEAKRYDNYVGEGHILVMVDVEGEQREEEVKRIFVQHNSLNADRIEDIANINTAENRNYDGSVKESDALRAADQQEARNLAQATGTMDAMDTLASERIRNK
- a CDS encoding helix-turn-helix transcriptional regulator codes for the protein MEGIAIELTSRQLEIIDIVNKRAPITGEQIAECLNLTRPTIRSDLSVLVMLKYIDAKPKVGYFPGLKSSNRLGSNYLLQETKVKEIQSVPIIIRETTTVQDAVVTLFLQDVGTLIICDEEGKLTGVASRKDFLKVTLGNPGAVSMPVSMVMTRQPKVVTTSPDETVLDAAHKMIFHEVDSLPVVVPSATEDSGTKLDVVGRLTKTAIVKLLLELEAKG
- a CDS encoding pyruvate, water dikinase regulatory protein; the encoded protein is MEQSSNLITICSDSIGDTAEAVVQAVIHQFQNQQITIKRYGNIRHEDELRKLMEEAAQHQGFVVYTLVQPELREMIKEEAVRLDLRIVDIMGPMMQAFIDTFDDAPQQRPGLLHQLDENYFRRMEAIEFTVACDDGRDLGAMLKADIVLLGMSRTSKTPLSIFLAHRGKKVVNYPIIPEIAPPQELLSLPPNRLIGLTMKPEYMLKIRSERLKVLGLPTGSQYASLERITEEMEYASSLFNKLGCPVIDISDKAIEETAGIIMGYI